A genomic stretch from Georgenia muralis includes:
- a CDS encoding AGE family epimerase/isomerase, with amino-acid sequence MTRYRNHLVDDVLRWWMANGPDEQHGGVLTCWDNAGRRLLSHDKYTWSQGRWAWLMAEVALAAPGLGIDAGPYAEQARRTAVFLRDHAVLPDGTTAFVTDRAGMPHESAPGAGLHTSVFSDLFASLGWAGVARLERDGDWGALALRMLLDAAARIRTGSFRSEPYPVAAGHRSFGLPMILLGVGEQVYRATGDPRAAAVVRAAGDEIAEYHLDGDDVAEMPRLDAADDGSLLTRHRTPGHVLESLWFAHHARDLLDGPLAETATLGRIAVHALRLGWDEDQGGLLRYADRDGGVPTGTRTADRYEQLVVDTWDTKLWWPHAEALYTTHLLAGAADDTDLAAWSQRVADYTMRTFPDGPGQEWTQIRTRDGSPLDATVALPVKDPFHVARALLLLAQLERDHLPHHLQEAR; translated from the coding sequence GTGACCCGGTACCGCAACCACCTCGTCGACGACGTCCTGCGGTGGTGGATGGCGAACGGGCCGGACGAGCAGCACGGCGGGGTCCTGACGTGCTGGGACAACGCCGGACGCCGTCTGCTCTCGCACGACAAGTACACGTGGTCGCAGGGGCGGTGGGCGTGGCTGATGGCTGAGGTCGCGCTCGCCGCCCCCGGCCTCGGCATCGACGCCGGCCCGTACGCCGAGCAGGCCAGGCGCACGGCGGTGTTCCTGCGGGACCACGCCGTCCTGCCCGACGGGACGACGGCCTTCGTCACCGACCGGGCGGGGATGCCGCACGAGAGCGCACCCGGCGCCGGTCTGCACACGAGCGTCTTCTCGGACCTCTTCGCCTCCCTGGGCTGGGCGGGCGTGGCACGGCTCGAGCGCGACGGCGACTGGGGCGCCCTGGCCCTTCGGATGCTGCTCGACGCCGCGGCGCGGATCCGTACCGGGTCGTTCCGGTCCGAGCCCTACCCGGTGGCGGCGGGACACCGCTCGTTCGGTCTGCCGATGATCCTCCTCGGGGTGGGCGAGCAGGTGTACCGCGCCACCGGGGACCCCCGGGCAGCCGCCGTCGTGCGCGCGGCCGGCGACGAGATCGCGGAGTACCACCTCGACGGTGACGACGTCGCGGAGATGCCCCGGCTCGACGCCGCGGACGACGGCTCGCTCCTCACCCGGCACCGCACGCCGGGGCACGTCCTGGAGTCGCTGTGGTTCGCGCATCACGCGCGCGACCTCCTCGACGGCCCGCTCGCCGAGACGGCCACTCTCGGGCGTATCGCCGTCCATGCCCTACGGCTCGGCTGGGACGAGGACCAGGGCGGGCTGCTCCGGTACGCCGACCGCGACGGCGGTGTACCCACGGGCACGCGCACGGCCGACCGGTACGAGCAGCTCGTCGTCGACACCTGGGACACGAAGCTCTGGTGGCCCCACGCCGAGGCGCTGTACACGACCCACCTGCTCGCAGGCGCCGCCGACGACACGGACCTGGCCGCCTGGTCCCAGCGGGTGGCCGACTACACCATGCGCACGTTCCCCGACGGGCCCGGTCAGGAGTGGACGCAGATCCGCACCCGGGACGGCTCGCCCCTGGACGCCACCGTCGCGCTCCCCGTCAAGGACCCCTTCCACGTGGCTCGCGCCCTGCTGCTGCTCGCACAGCTCGAGCGCGACCACCTCCCCCACCACCTGCAGGAGGCACGATGA
- a CDS encoding sodium:solute symporter family protein, protein MGVLDWLVLGGYFFVMVAIGLWAKSRIHDSSDFFVAGGKMPWWLSGISHHMSGYSAAVFVGYAAIAYDQGFVLYVWWAFGITFAMLVGAFVFVPRWPRLRQRLGIISPLEYLKIRYNLPTQQLLAWSGTALKVFDVGAKWVATAILLNVFAGVSLPVGILLTGGITLVYSTIGGLWADALTDFGQFVIQLIAGIVMFVSVLATLGGVSSIWTMWDDLPEGNASFFNGQYTVLFVMVYLLINTMSYNGGTWNLAQRFIASPTGSTARRAALLSAGLYLFWPLVMFFPMWAAPIILPGLEDTSQAYALITQELLPAGLVGLVLAGIFSHTMAMTGSDANAISAVVTRDIIPAIWRREKPIDTRTELTIGRISVFSFIALSMVIALSADSFGGVLGLIILWFGGLVGPIAIPMLLGLLPTFRRCGPIAAITSWAAGLLVFVLTRYVFVGQIEQLAPDQVTAVQVGGPVVVSIIVFVLLGKVFPWHDAASDELIDAISADREVPADSIDARTT, encoded by the coding sequence ATGGGCGTGCTCGACTGGCTGGTTCTCGGCGGCTACTTCTTCGTCATGGTGGCGATCGGGCTGTGGGCGAAGTCCCGCATCCACGACTCCAGCGACTTCTTCGTGGCCGGCGGCAAGATGCCGTGGTGGCTCTCCGGAATCTCCCACCACATGTCCGGCTACAGCGCCGCCGTCTTCGTCGGCTACGCGGCGATCGCCTACGACCAGGGGTTCGTCCTGTACGTCTGGTGGGCGTTCGGCATCACCTTCGCCATGCTCGTCGGCGCGTTCGTCTTCGTGCCCAGGTGGCCCCGGCTGCGGCAGCGGCTGGGCATCATCTCGCCGCTGGAGTACCTCAAGATCCGCTACAACCTGCCCACCCAGCAGCTCCTCGCCTGGAGCGGCACCGCGCTGAAGGTGTTCGACGTGGGCGCCAAGTGGGTCGCCACCGCCATCCTCCTCAACGTCTTCGCCGGGGTCTCCCTGCCGGTCGGCATCCTGCTCACCGGCGGCATCACCCTCGTGTACTCCACGATCGGTGGCCTGTGGGCGGACGCCCTGACCGACTTCGGCCAGTTCGTCATCCAGCTCATCGCCGGGATCGTCATGTTCGTCAGCGTCCTGGCCACGCTCGGTGGCGTGTCGAGCATCTGGACGATGTGGGACGACCTGCCGGAGGGCAACGCCAGCTTCTTCAACGGCCAGTACACGGTCCTGTTCGTCATGGTGTACCTGCTCATCAACACCATGTCCTACAACGGCGGCACGTGGAACCTGGCGCAGCGCTTCATCGCCTCCCCGACGGGCAGCACCGCACGTCGCGCGGCCCTGCTCTCGGCCGGCCTCTACCTCTTCTGGCCACTGGTGATGTTCTTCCCCATGTGGGCCGCCCCGATCATCCTCCCCGGGCTGGAGGACACCTCCCAGGCCTACGCCCTCATCACCCAGGAGCTGCTCCCGGCGGGTCTCGTCGGCCTCGTCCTGGCCGGCATCTTCTCCCACACGATGGCGATGACCGGCTCGGACGCCAACGCCATCTCGGCCGTCGTCACCCGCGACATCATCCCGGCCATCTGGCGGCGCGAGAAGCCCATCGACACCCGCACCGAGCTGACCATCGGCCGGATCTCGGTGTTCAGCTTCATCGCCCTGAGCATGGTCATCGCGCTGAGCGCGGACAGCTTCGGCGGGGTGCTCGGCCTGATCATCCTGTGGTTCGGCGGCCTGGTGGGACCCATCGCCATCCCCATGCTCCTGGGCCTGCTGCCCACGTTCCGCCGGTGCGGCCCGATCGCGGCCATCACCTCGTGGGCGGCCGGCCTGCTCGTGTTCGTCCTGACCCGCTACGTCTTCGTCGGGCAGATCGAGCAGCTCGCCCCCGACCAGGTGACGGCCGTCCAGGTCGGCGGCCCCGTGGTCGTGTCGATCATCGTGTTCGTCCTGCTCGGCAAGGTCTTCCCCTGGCACGACGCAGCCTCCGACGAGCTCATCGACGCGATCTCCGCCGACCGCGAGGTCCCCGCCGACTCCATCGACGCGCGGACCACGTGA
- a CDS encoding LacI family DNA-binding transcriptional regulator, which produces MARRAVRPAAPTLKMVAAAAGVSASTVSRVYSHPHLLRADTVERVRKVADDLGYVPHFTARALITGRLSTIGVVVPDIANPFFPPVIRAVQARAGEVGVGTLLGDTDEDPVKEESVLLALQQRTDGVVLVSSRMPEPRIQKMAAGHPLVLVNRDVEGVDRVLIETTLGMRQAVEHLARLGHRRIAYLGGPESSWSNGERAAAVSDCAGRLGIEVISLGPHRPEHEEGRRAAAAVLTAGVTGVLAFDDVLAQGLLAGLVEAGARVPADVSLVGCDDILAVRTVPPLSTVHGPSMEAGRLAVELLLAKIEGQATDPQAVRVPAPFLDRATTGPAPG; this is translated from the coding sequence GTGGCACGACGAGCGGTGCGGCCGGCAGCGCCCACGCTGAAGATGGTCGCCGCCGCGGCCGGCGTCTCGGCGTCGACCGTCTCGCGCGTCTACTCCCACCCCCACCTCCTCCGGGCGGACACCGTCGAGCGGGTGCGGAAGGTGGCCGACGACCTCGGCTACGTCCCGCACTTCACCGCGCGGGCGCTCATCACCGGGCGGCTGTCGACCATCGGCGTCGTCGTGCCCGACATCGCCAACCCGTTCTTCCCGCCGGTGATCCGCGCGGTCCAGGCCCGGGCCGGTGAGGTCGGTGTCGGGACGCTGCTCGGTGACACCGACGAGGACCCGGTCAAGGAGGAGAGCGTGCTCCTCGCCCTGCAGCAGCGGACCGACGGCGTCGTGCTGGTCTCCTCACGGATGCCGGAGCCGCGCATCCAGAAGATGGCCGCCGGTCACCCGCTGGTGCTGGTCAACCGCGACGTCGAGGGCGTCGACCGGGTGCTCATCGAGACGACCCTGGGCATGCGGCAGGCGGTCGAGCACCTCGCGCGACTGGGCCACCGCCGGATCGCCTACCTCGGGGGTCCGGAGTCGTCGTGGTCCAACGGCGAGCGGGCTGCAGCCGTGTCCGACTGTGCCGGTCGGCTCGGCATCGAGGTCATCTCGCTCGGGCCGCACAGGCCCGAGCACGAGGAGGGCCGCCGGGCCGCCGCGGCGGTGCTGACGGCGGGGGTGACCGGCGTCCTGGCGTTCGACGACGTGCTCGCCCAGGGTCTCCTCGCCGGTCTCGTGGAGGCCGGGGCCCGGGTGCCCGCGGACGTCTCGCTCGTCGGCTGCGACGACATCCTGGCCGTGCGGACCGTCCCACCGCTGAGCACGGTCCACGGACCGAGCATGGAGGCCGGCCGCCTCGCCGTCGAGCTGCTGCTCGCGAAGATCGAGGGGCAGGCGACGGACCCGCAGGCGGTGCGCGTACCGGCCCCGTTCCTCGACCGGGCGACGACCGGACCGGCGCCTGGCTGA
- a CDS encoding thymidine kinase → MHSDAQGRLQVVCGPMFAGKSEELLRRVRRAQLAGLAVEVVNHALDERHGVGRVASHSGLSVPSHSVPDVAGLITVVAGRRLDLLAIDEAQFFGPDLVGAVGELALTGTTVVVAGLCVTFDGRPFEPLSSLMALAEDVTKLTAVCAVCGRDAAFHQRTVAGDVGDARVPTAAHVGGTEAYQARCRRHFDPRS, encoded by the coding sequence ATGCACAGCGACGCGCAGGGCCGGCTCCAGGTGGTGTGCGGACCGATGTTCGCCGGGAAGTCCGAGGAGCTCCTGCGCCGGGTGCGCCGCGCCCAGCTCGCCGGGCTCGCCGTCGAGGTCGTCAACCACGCCCTCGACGAGCGCCACGGCGTGGGCCGGGTCGCCTCCCACTCGGGGCTGAGCGTGCCCTCGCACTCGGTGCCGGACGTCGCCGGTCTCATCACCGTCGTCGCGGGCCGCCGGCTCGACCTCCTGGCGATCGACGAGGCCCAGTTCTTCGGGCCGGACCTCGTGGGGGCGGTCGGTGAGCTCGCGCTCACCGGCACGACGGTCGTCGTCGCCGGGCTGTGCGTGACCTTCGACGGCCGCCCGTTCGAGCCGCTGAGCTCGCTCATGGCGCTCGCCGAGGACGTCACCAAGCTCACTGCGGTGTGCGCGGTCTGCGGGCGCGACGCCGCGTTCCACCAGCGCACGGTGGCGGGCGACGTCGGAGACGCCCGGGTGCCGACCGCGGCGCACGTCGGCGGCACGGAGGCCTACCAGGCGCGGTGCCGGCGCCACTTCGATCCGCGCAGCTGA
- a CDS encoding NAD(P)/FAD-dependent oxidoreductase: MSSHHDVVIVGGGNAGISLAAKLRRMGCRDVAIVEPKQVHHYRPLLSYVAGGLAAMDDLTREQSRCIPEGCTWYTDEAMAIDADRAVVRLSTGEELHYNDVAVCPGSRVDWDAVPGAWEAVGTTAAATNYLPEMAEKTWTMLSSLTAGRAVFVISDRHVPCAPVGLKPLFMAADHWRDAGVLDAIEIDLLVEAERLVNHDDADRELRAAAADYGVRVRTGARVEAVDAAARNLRVRTAGGSDELGYDALYVAPPHRAPEWVAESGLATAESDGFVAVDPGTLQHRVHPRVWGLGDVATVDTLPSGGALRKQVPVVAHNIAANRAGRTLRHYDGYSVAPVTTSRRELLLAEFDRDGRPQPTISTPDLVRPRRSTFVFDRYLEPQIYWHRLLKGNVS; the protein is encoded by the coding sequence ATGAGCAGTCACCACGACGTCGTCATCGTCGGCGGCGGCAACGCCGGCATCTCACTGGCCGCCAAGCTGCGCCGGATGGGCTGCCGCGACGTCGCGATCGTCGAGCCCAAGCAGGTCCACCACTACCGGCCGCTGCTCAGCTACGTCGCCGGCGGGCTGGCCGCCATGGACGACCTCACCCGCGAGCAGTCCAGGTGCATCCCCGAGGGGTGCACCTGGTACACCGACGAGGCCATGGCGATCGACGCCGACCGCGCGGTCGTGCGCCTGTCGACCGGCGAGGAGCTGCACTACAACGACGTGGCGGTGTGCCCGGGCTCGCGGGTCGACTGGGACGCCGTCCCGGGGGCGTGGGAGGCGGTGGGGACGACGGCGGCCGCGACCAACTACCTGCCCGAGATGGCCGAGAAGACCTGGACGATGCTGTCCTCGCTCACGGCGGGCCGGGCGGTCTTCGTCATCTCCGACCGGCACGTGCCCTGCGCACCGGTGGGCCTCAAGCCGCTGTTCATGGCCGCCGACCACTGGCGCGACGCCGGCGTGCTCGACGCCATCGAGATCGACCTGCTCGTCGAGGCCGAGCGGCTCGTCAACCACGACGACGCCGACCGGGAGCTGCGCGCGGCGGCCGCCGACTACGGCGTCCGCGTGCGGACCGGGGCGCGGGTCGAGGCCGTCGACGCCGCGGCGCGGAACCTGCGGGTGCGGACGGCCGGCGGCAGCGACGAGCTGGGTTACGACGCCCTCTACGTCGCCCCGCCGCACCGCGCGCCGGAGTGGGTCGCCGAGAGCGGTCTCGCCACCGCCGAGAGCGACGGGTTCGTCGCGGTCGACCCCGGCACGCTCCAGCACCGCGTCCACCCGCGGGTGTGGGGCCTCGGCGACGTCGCGACCGTCGACACGCTCCCGTCCGGCGGGGCGCTGCGCAAGCAGGTGCCGGTGGTGGCCCACAACATCGCCGCCAACCGTGCCGGGCGGACGTTGCGGCACTACGACGGCTACTCGGTCGCACCGGTGACCACCAGCCGCCGGGAGCTCCTGCTCGCCGAGTTCGACCGAGACGGGCGTCCGCAGCCGACGATCAGCACCCCCGACCTCGTGCGGCCGCGGCGCAGCACCTTCGTCTTCGACCGATACCTCGAGCCGCAGATCTACTGGCACCGTCTGCTCAAGGGCAACGTGAGCTGA
- a CDS encoding flavin-containing monooxygenase, with protein MSTVIVGAGQAGLVTAYHLGRLGQPAVVLDARDRVGDSWRERYDSLRLFSPGMADGLPGLPFPGPRHEFPTARLMGDYLEQYAATMELPVRTGVRVERVSRRGGGFTVETSQGALDADDVVIATGGHTRPYVPELARDLDPGILQLHSTGYRNPGQLQAGPVLVVGASHSGADLSLESAADHETYLVGKIHGQIPVGNGGPLTAVAGHLIMFAARHVLTLRTPVGRRLAPRFRHHGAPLERPKKADLERAGVVLLPHRVTGTRDGLPVLDDGRVLDVRNVLWCTGFREDWNWIEGLPLAEDGYPRQRRGVVDDVEGLYFMGLPFQYAAASGLVLGASRDGRYVAEHIAARRRAQVSAGAAAA; from the coding sequence ATGAGCACCGTCATCGTCGGAGCCGGTCAGGCCGGCCTCGTCACGGCCTACCACCTCGGCCGGCTGGGGCAGCCCGCCGTCGTGCTGGATGCGCGAGACCGGGTCGGGGACTCCTGGCGGGAGCGCTACGACTCCCTCCGGCTCTTCTCGCCGGGCATGGCCGACGGCCTGCCCGGGCTGCCGTTCCCCGGCCCACGACACGAGTTCCCGACGGCGCGGCTCATGGGCGACTACCTCGAGCAGTACGCGGCCACGATGGAGCTGCCCGTCCGCACGGGGGTCCGCGTGGAGCGGGTCAGCCGCCGAGGGGGTGGGTTCACCGTGGAGACGAGCCAGGGAGCGCTCGACGCTGACGACGTCGTGATCGCCACCGGCGGCCACACCCGCCCGTACGTACCCGAGCTTGCCCGCGACCTCGACCCCGGGATCCTCCAGCTCCACTCCACCGGCTACCGGAACCCGGGCCAGCTGCAGGCGGGTCCGGTCCTCGTGGTGGGCGCGTCCCACTCGGGCGCGGACCTCTCCCTCGAGTCCGCGGCGGACCACGAGACGTACCTGGTCGGCAAGATCCACGGCCAGATCCCGGTCGGGAACGGCGGCCCGCTGACCGCGGTGGCCGGCCACCTCATCATGTTCGCCGCCAGGCACGTGCTCACGCTCCGCACACCGGTCGGACGGCGGCTGGCGCCGCGGTTCCGCCACCACGGCGCCCCGCTCGAACGGCCCAAGAAGGCCGACCTCGAACGGGCCGGCGTCGTGCTGCTCCCCCACCGGGTCACCGGGACCCGCGACGGCCTACCGGTGCTCGACGACGGACGGGTGCTCGACGTCCGCAACGTGCTGTGGTGCACCGGGTTCCGGGAGGACTGGAACTGGATCGAGGGCCTGCCCCTGGCCGAGGACGGCTACCCCCGCCAGCGCCGGGGCGTGGTCGACGACGTCGAAGGGCTGTACTTCATGGGCCTGCCGTTCCAGTACGCCGCTGCCTCGGGTCTCGTCCTCGGCGCCAGCAGGGACGGGCGCTACGTCGCGGAGCACATCGCCGCCCGTCGGCGTGCCCAGGTCTCCGCTGGAGCCGCGGCCGCGTGA
- a CDS encoding LuxR family transcriptional regulator, with protein MTVEELADLGRQALARKEWAAGYADLHAARLRGDIGAEDLRELARAAFLLGRDDEGCQLFDEAYHAFEAAGDPEQAGRCAFWVGFSLLNRGHHAEAGGWLARAQRIAEEQPGSGALGGYVAIPHAMRALYTGTPDAAFEAFAGALSTGEQCGDKDLIALATVGMGEAMARQGRVAAGIALLDELMLSMGDGTVSEIPTGIVYCVVVGLCEERFDVGRAAEWTAALDRWRRQQPDLVAFRAECQVHRSQVLQRRGSWEEAVTEAERALARLTGADDAATGMAWYQLAELHRVRGDLLAAEEAYRRAHESGLEPQPGLALLRLAQGRPDVAATAMRRAMAEAPDAVSRCRLLPAAVEVLLAAGDIDAARRVAEELTQHAADQAATPYLVAVAATARGSVLLADGRATAAAGELRLALETCLTLGLAHEAGRVELKLARARMAAGDVEAAQLDLDRARRTFERLGAETDLAVADELSVRLDAADGEPGGLTAREVEVLRLVATGRTNRAVAGELHLSEKTVARHLSNIFTKLDLPSRAAATAYAYEHRLV; from the coding sequence ATGACTGTGGAAGAGCTCGCCGATCTCGGCAGGCAGGCCCTCGCGCGCAAGGAGTGGGCGGCCGGCTACGCGGACCTGCACGCGGCACGCCTGCGCGGCGACATCGGCGCCGAGGACCTGCGCGAGCTGGCCCGAGCAGCCTTCCTGCTCGGCCGGGACGATGAGGGCTGCCAGCTCTTCGACGAGGCGTACCACGCGTTCGAGGCCGCCGGCGATCCTGAGCAGGCAGGTCGGTGCGCGTTCTGGGTCGGGTTCAGCCTCCTCAACCGCGGGCACCACGCGGAGGCCGGAGGGTGGTTGGCCCGCGCGCAGCGCATCGCGGAGGAGCAGCCCGGCTCCGGGGCGCTGGGCGGTTACGTCGCCATCCCCCACGCCATGCGCGCGCTCTACACCGGCACACCCGACGCTGCGTTCGAGGCCTTCGCCGGCGCACTCTCGACCGGCGAGCAATGTGGCGACAAGGACCTCATCGCCCTCGCCACCGTCGGCATGGGCGAGGCCATGGCACGGCAGGGCCGGGTCGCGGCCGGCATCGCCCTGCTCGACGAGCTCATGCTCTCGATGGGCGACGGCACGGTGTCCGAGATCCCCACGGGCATCGTCTACTGCGTGGTCGTGGGCCTGTGCGAGGAGCGGTTCGACGTCGGCCGGGCAGCGGAGTGGACCGCCGCGCTCGACCGCTGGCGAAGGCAGCAGCCGGACCTCGTCGCCTTCCGCGCCGAGTGCCAGGTCCACCGGTCGCAGGTGCTGCAGCGCCGGGGCAGCTGGGAGGAGGCGGTCACCGAGGCCGAGCGGGCCCTGGCCAGGCTGACCGGGGCAGACGACGCCGCGACCGGGATGGCCTGGTACCAGCTGGCCGAGCTGCACCGGGTCCGCGGCGATCTGCTCGCGGCGGAGGAGGCCTACCGGCGCGCGCACGAGAGTGGGCTGGAACCTCAACCGGGTCTCGCCCTGCTGCGGCTCGCGCAGGGTCGTCCCGACGTGGCGGCGACCGCCATGCGGAGGGCAATGGCCGAGGCCCCTGACGCCGTCTCGCGGTGCCGGCTGCTGCCCGCCGCGGTGGAGGTCCTCCTCGCCGCGGGTGACATCGACGCCGCCCGGCGGGTGGCTGAGGAGCTCACCCAGCACGCCGCGGACCAGGCGGCGACCCCCTACCTCGTGGCCGTGGCCGCCACGGCGCGCGGCTCCGTGCTGCTGGCTGACGGCAGGGCGACGGCGGCAGCCGGTGAGCTGCGGCTCGCCCTGGAAACCTGCCTGACCCTCGGCCTCGCGCACGAGGCCGGTCGGGTGGAGCTCAAGCTCGCCAGGGCCCGCATGGCGGCCGGGGACGTGGAGGCCGCACAGCTCGACCTCGACCGTGCCCGGCGGACCTTCGAGCGCCTGGGAGCGGAAACCGACCTGGCCGTCGCCGACGAGCTCTCGGTCCGCCTCGACGCAGCCGACGGGGAGCCGGGCGGACTCACCGCCCGGGAGGTCGAGGTGCTCCGCCTCGTCGCGACGGGCCGAACGAACCGGGCGGTCGCCGGGGAGCTGCACCTGAGCGAGAAGACCGTCGCGCGCCACCTCAGCAACATCTTCACCAAGCTGGACCTGCCCTCGCGGGCCGCCGCCACCGCGTATGCCTACGAGCACCGTCTGGTCTAG
- a CDS encoding HNH endonuclease → MSESVIERELAARLAAIDWLTRQRAAGVEYWTHADLSLFTFDGTRIPLMDRQRGIRKPAGFDAALAIRTVFRPEGAMRPYEDGMGADGLLRYRWRGSDPNHPENRALRKAMERQVPIIWFEGFAPALYTAIAPVYLLAEEPERQQFVVALGEDQLVLDVGGEVNSRRKRYVETMTKRRLHQPLFRAGVMHAYETRCAICAFRHGNLLDAAHITPDSTEDGVPATSNGLALCKIHHGAYDANIMGIRPDLVIEVRPDILEEIDGPMLKHGIQALHGEKLMMVPRSRRERPDEVRLEARYQQFRTAPV, encoded by the coding sequence ATGTCGGAATCAGTGATCGAACGCGAACTTGCCGCACGTCTCGCGGCCATCGACTGGTTAACGCGCCAGCGTGCTGCAGGCGTCGAATATTGGACGCACGCGGATCTCTCACTCTTCACATTTGACGGTACGCGGATTCCATTGATGGACCGCCAGCGGGGGATACGAAAGCCAGCGGGCTTTGATGCGGCACTCGCCATACGAACCGTATTTCGACCTGAGGGGGCCATGCGCCCCTACGAGGACGGGATGGGCGCGGACGGGCTATTGCGATACAGATGGCGAGGCAGCGACCCGAACCACCCAGAGAACCGCGCTCTCCGGAAGGCGATGGAACGTCAGGTTCCGATTATCTGGTTCGAAGGCTTTGCTCCCGCCCTCTATACGGCCATTGCACCGGTCTACTTGCTGGCTGAGGAGCCTGAGCGGCAGCAGTTTGTTGTGGCGCTCGGAGAGGATCAGTTGGTCCTCGATGTCGGAGGGGAGGTCAATTCGCGGCGCAAGCGTTATGTCGAAACCATGACGAAACGCCGATTGCACCAGCCGCTCTTTCGGGCGGGTGTTATGCATGCGTATGAGACAAGATGTGCTATTTGTGCGTTCCGCCACGGAAACCTACTCGACGCGGCTCACATCACTCCTGATTCGACCGAGGATGGAGTTCCGGCGACATCCAACGGTTTGGCCCTCTGCAAGATTCACCACGGGGCCTACGATGCCAACATCATGGGTATCCGTCCGGACCTGGTCATCGAGGTGCGCCCGGACATTCTCGAAGAGATAGATGGCCCGATGCTGAAGCATGGCATTCAGGCACTCCACGGCGAAAAGCTCATGATGGTCCCCCGGTCGCGGAGGGAGAGGCCTGATGAGGTTCGGCTGGAAGCCCGGTACCAGCAATTTCGAACTGCGCCGGTATAA
- a CDS encoding DNA sulfur modification protein DndB: protein MNEPQHGTSQYPAYRFDRGGVSVYVVAMPIRAVSLHLPIPDPTEPFQGNRRVDGAHAEGFAQYWKQNERWAAPPLLLDSRVSLRKWFAVNHTTGGVAHGVLTVPDTSVDAIKILDGQHRILGWSIAVEQIEAEYSTARRLADQALRAGEARRIREAETRLERAEQARNRLRHEHVTVEIYEKIDEVEHGQFFSDIAINAKGINKSVLASLDQRDIVNRVASDLAESQPLLKGLVDFEKDRMTVKSESFISAKNLGDVIRAAAIGPESRATQRREERMRAADVSVVSVQFLEVLEAEIGDVRRLAAGDVTPSEIRARSLIASPTILRCLAGAFRELAVSEVERDRPQVDPEGVAVFRRLLGSLDRRLGFPIEKLWFSTGHFPTESSKAPSSRVQDIRGLTNTLVMWGQFGVPPRT, encoded by the coding sequence GTGAACGAGCCGCAACATGGTACGAGCCAGTATCCCGCCTACCGCTTTGACCGAGGTGGCGTAAGTGTCTACGTCGTCGCCATGCCCATTCGTGCGGTGTCCCTGCACCTCCCTATTCCGGATCCGACGGAACCGTTTCAGGGAAACCGAAGGGTGGACGGTGCGCACGCTGAGGGTTTTGCCCAGTACTGGAAGCAGAATGAGCGGTGGGCGGCTCCGCCGCTTCTGCTCGATTCCCGAGTCAGTCTGCGCAAGTGGTTCGCGGTTAACCACACCACGGGCGGTGTTGCGCATGGAGTGCTGACGGTGCCGGACACGTCGGTCGATGCGATCAAGATCCTTGACGGTCAGCACCGTATCCTTGGGTGGAGCATCGCGGTGGAGCAGATTGAGGCCGAGTACTCCACGGCCCGGCGGTTGGCCGATCAGGCGCTTCGTGCAGGGGAGGCCCGGAGGATTCGCGAAGCCGAGACTCGGTTGGAGCGGGCCGAGCAGGCTCGGAACCGGCTGCGGCATGAGCACGTGACGGTCGAGATCTACGAGAAAATCGACGAGGTAGAGCACGGTCAGTTCTTCTCGGACATCGCCATCAACGCCAAGGGCATCAACAAGTCGGTTCTGGCAAGCCTCGACCAGCGCGACATCGTCAACCGAGTCGCGTCCGACCTTGCCGAGAGCCAACCCCTCCTGAAGGGCCTCGTGGACTTCGAGAAGGACCGGATGACCGTCAAGAGTGAGTCGTTCATCTCGGCCAAGAACTTGGGTGATGTCATCCGCGCCGCCGCGATCGGACCAGAGTCCCGCGCCACTCAACGACGCGAGGAGCGAATGCGGGCGGCCGACGTCAGTGTCGTGAGTGTTCAGTTCCTTGAGGTGCTCGAGGCGGAGATCGGCGACGTTCGGCGGCTCGCAGCCGGCGACGTCACGCCATCGGAGATCCGGGCGCGGAGCCTCATCGCCTCGCCAACGATCTTGAGGTGTTTGGCGGGAGCGTTCAGGGAGCTTGCGGTCTCGGAAGTCGAACGTGACCGTCCGCAAGTGGACCCTGAGGGCGTTGCCGTCTTCCGTCGGCTTCTCGGATCTCTCGACAGGCGGCTGGGATTCCCGATCGAGAAGCTCTGGTTTAGCACCGGGCACTTTCCAACGGAGTCCAGCAAGGCGCCCTCGTCGCGCGTACAGGACATTCGAGGTCTGACCAACACGCTAGTGATGTGGGGTCAGTTCGGCGTACCTCCCCGGACGTAG